In Mytilus edulis chromosome 4, xbMytEdul2.2, whole genome shotgun sequence, the following proteins share a genomic window:
- the LOC139521098 gene encoding cytochrome P450 26A1-like — MLDLISIIIIVVLLIVDYYKKDKKTEHTWQCLENNLPPGENGLPVIGETFQFLLKKGQFFKEKAALYGQIYRTHLFGKPTVRVTGKENVRKILYGENKIVRSSYPTSIKKLVGCNGLTFSSGLVHDNRKKHLMQFLRTDFVNQHVSGLSEFVKERLQHWCNHSSINLYVETKTLITEIAAKFLISSDIDKSMTERLVPLYEDFTSNLFTIPINIPGFGFHKALKSKEKLKVLFKEALLSNKDRSLGRFPAVLEAYGASLDKDTFDEDAFLDGVLELLWNASETTSSSVFCSVYLLTKHPDVVRKIKAELVENEITSGSTDSLNHKQLQSLKYVDTVVKELLRVLPPIGGAYREVIEEFSVGGYTIPKDWTVICGIRETQENDKSSEDPLCFNPERWNEKNSSNIPFYTFGGGKRICPGQAFAKQVLKLFIVELVRNVEWTISNEDCELIYFPTPQPKHSMNASFHRLRKFDQL; from the exons ATGCTAGACTTGATTTCAATCATAATCATCGTGGTATTACTTATAGTAGACTACTACAAGAAAGATAAGAAAACAGAGCACACATGGCAATGTCTAGAAAACAACTTACCACCTGGAGAAAATGGTTTACCCGTTATCGGAGAAACCTTTCAATTTCTTCTTAAAAAG GGACAGTTCTTTAAAGAAAAGGCAGCACTATATGGCCAGATTTATAGAACACATTTGTTTGGAAAACCAACCGTTCGAGTAACTGGGAAAGAAAATGTGAGGAAAATTCTCTATGGAGAAAATAAAATCGTAAGATCGTCATACCCAACCTCTATTAAAAAACTAGTTGGCTGCAATGGTCTGACCTTTTCTTCTGGTCTGGTACATGATAACAGGAAGAAACATCTGATGCAGTTTCTAAGGACGGACTTTGTAAACCAACATGTATCAGGTTTGTCTGAATTTGTTAAGGAAAGACTTCAACACTGGTGCAACCATTCATCAATTAATTTATATGTGGAAACTAAAACTTTGATTACCGAAATAGCAGCTAAATTTCTCATCAGCTCTGATATTGACAAGTCAATGACGGAAAGATTGGTTCCGTTATATGAAGACTTTACAAGCAATTTGTTTACTATTCCTATCAACATTCCAGGATTCGGTTTTCATaag GCTCTTAAATCAAAGGAAAAACTTAAAGTATTATTCAAGGAAGCATTACTGTCAAATAAAGATCGTTCTTTGGGAAGATTTCCTGCCGTACTTGAAGCTTATGGTGCATCCTTAGACAAGGACACTTTCGATGAAGATGCTTTTCTCGATGGCGTATTAGAACTTTTGTGGAATGCTAGCGAAACAACGAGTAGTAGTGTCTTCTGTTCGGTTTATCTGCTTACCAAACACCCGGATGTTGTCAGAAAAATAAAAGCAGAGTTAGTTGAGAATGAAATTACAAGTGGTTCAACAGACTCGCTCAATCACAAGCAGCTACAGTCTTTAAAATATGTGGACACAGTTGTGAAAGAACTACTAAGAGTGTTGCCCCCAATAGGCGGAGCCTACAGAGAAGTTATAGAGGAATTTTCGGTTGGA GGATATACTATTCCAAAAGATTGGACTGTTATTTGTGGAATCAGAGAGACACAAGAAAATGATAAATCTTCTGAAGATCCACTTTGCTTTAATCCCGAACGGTGGAATGAAAAGAATAGTTCCAACATACCATTCTATACATTTGGTGGTGGAAAACGAATATGTCCAGGACAAGCGTTTGCAAAACaagttttaaaactatttattgtaGAACTAGTCAGAAATGTAGAATGGACAATATCTAATGAAGATTGTGAACTTATATATTTTCCTACTCCTCAAccaaaacatagcatgaatgctaGTTTTCATAGACTAAGAAAATTCGACCAgttataa